In the genome of Treponema pedis, one region contains:
- the dprA gene encoding DNA-processing protein DprA has translation MKISDKEILNIALSQCSFLRGREKLLLSEKLDGIEEFSLLSIKDISELIGRRVNPKKFEPELIQRYSEKAVKIMEMYGISSVSFNEKDFPPLLREIPDAPFMIFYRGTLPNPELPAIAMVGTRRPTGEGIQEALSLGREFAELGIPVVSGLAYGIDTYSHRGCFEAEVKRVSAVAVLACGPEGIYPKSNKKLAAKILEEGGCILSEYTPGTEPLAFRFPERNRIISGLSRSVLIVEAPKKSGALITGEFALEQGRDVYVCKTLLNSIQNEGCVNLAEQGALAITSAKDILNDWKYSLNENNRQVSLFTDLKL, from the coding sequence ATGAAGATATCCGATAAAGAAATTTTAAACATAGCCTTATCTCAATGTTCGTTTTTGAGAGGAAGAGAAAAACTTCTTTTATCGGAAAAACTTGACGGAATCGAAGAGTTTTCATTACTTTCTATAAAAGATATTTCGGAGCTTATAGGGAGACGTGTAAATCCGAAAAAATTTGAGCCTGAGCTTATTCAAAGGTATTCGGAAAAGGCTGTAAAAATTATGGAGATGTACGGAATAAGTTCCGTTTCGTTTAACGAAAAAGACTTTCCGCCTCTTTTAAGGGAAATACCCGACGCTCCTTTTATGATATTTTATCGCGGCACTTTGCCGAATCCTGAGCTGCCCGCAATTGCTATGGTGGGAACAAGACGCCCGACCGGGGAAGGAATACAGGAGGCTCTGTCTTTGGGAAGAGAGTTTGCGGAACTGGGTATTCCTGTGGTTTCGGGATTGGCATACGGGATAGATACTTATTCTCATCGCGGTTGTTTTGAAGCTGAGGTTAAAAGAGTAAGTGCCGTTGCGGTTTTAGCTTGCGGCCCGGAAGGAATTTATCCTAAAAGCAATAAGAAACTTGCCGCAAAAATATTGGAAGAGGGCGGCTGTATTTTAAGCGAGTATACTCCCGGCACGGAGCCTCTTGCTTTCAGATTCCCTGAAAGGAACAGAATTATTTCAGGGCTGTCGCGTTCCGTGCTGATTGTCGAAGCTCCTAAAAAATCGGGGGCTTTGATTACCGGAGAGTTTGCTCTGGAACAGGGCAGAGATGTTTATGTTTGTAAGACTCTTTTGAATTCGATTCAAAATGAGGGCTGTGTAAACCTTGCGGAGCAGGGAGCTCTTGCAATAACAAGTGCAAAGGACATTTTAAATGATTGGAAATATTCTTTGAATGAAAACAACAGACAGGTATCGTTGTTTACTGATTTAAAATTATAA
- a CDS encoding tetratricopeptide repeat protein, translated as MKKRILFLVVAAFSLAFFSGCNYNNRIKRLQELEEGVSRPTTEEELKEAIKKYERRVEDIIIAEGRIGIWYKILGSRYMDQKMYKKALTCFQSALEYYPENQNLFYQTGLAASLVAKNALDFDLSGTDIEKKRYYALAVSSYTRAIEIDPKYSKAVYALSVLYLFELNKPYEAIPLLESVVEREQKPIQHLLLLGRAYYVTGNNEKAVEMYEKVISLTSSAEKKAEAENNIKLIKERMNSGN; from the coding sequence ATGAAAAAAAGAATTTTATTTTTAGTTGTTGCAGCTTTTTCTCTTGCTTTTTTTTCCGGTTGTAATTACAATAACAGAATAAAAAGGCTTCAGGAATTGGAAGAGGGTGTCAGCCGTCCTACCACCGAAGAAGAATTAAAAGAAGCTATAAAAAAGTACGAGCGCAGGGTTGAAGATATTATAATTGCGGAAGGCAGAATAGGGATTTGGTATAAAATTTTGGGTTCGCGGTATATGGACCAAAAAATGTATAAAAAAGCCCTAACCTGTTTTCAATCCGCTTTGGAATATTATCCTGAAAATCAAAACTTGTTTTATCAAACCGGTTTGGCTGCAAGTCTTGTTGCAAAAAATGCGCTTGATTTTGATTTATCGGGAACGGATATAGAGAAAAAAAGATACTATGCTCTTGCGGTGTCTTCCTATACTCGGGCTATTGAAATTGACCCGAAATATTCAAAAGCCGTTTACGCTCTTTCGGTTTTATATCTTTTTGAATTAAATAAACCTTACGAGGCAATTCCGCTTTTGGAAAGCGTTGTTGAAAGAGAGCAAAAACCGATACAGCATTTACTTTTATTGGGAAGGGCTTATTATGTAACGGGCAATAATGAAAAGGCTGTCGAAATGTATGAAAAAGTTATTTCGCTTACAAGCAGTGCGGAAAAAAAAGCCGAAGCCGAAAACAATATAAAACTTATAAAGGAAAGAATGAATAGCGGGAATTGA
- the ftsZ gene encoding cell division protein FtsZ, with protein sequence MTSTKTGGSYTGGLPGTPAVIKVIGAGGGGSNAVNRMLSSDMRYVDFIVANTDLQALHYSNAPTKLPIGSKLTGGLGAGGNPEVGEKAALEDREAIANAIKDSDMLFITAGMGGGTGTGSAPIIAEIAKEQGVLTVAVVTKPFNFEGKTRMKLAENGIQKLRESVDAVIVIPNQHLLKLVEPSTPVPEAFKKVDDVLRQAVQGISDLIYRPGEVNVDLADVQSAMRSQGNAHMGVGVGHGQSRAVDAATNAINNPLLEDSRIEGAKHLLVNICGNETLTLHEVEEIMGIITANADPDVSTCFGTTVDPSMGDSVSVTLIATGFPSNEFFELGKVTEAAPSPVEEKTSAGNSFITSGQWSNLNRQGNSAPPKPPVISGLGLRNEKNRPAEPVLQEYETAAEPDFAEQKYSFNVEVPEDGTDLDIPTYYRNKKGR encoded by the coding sequence ATGACATCAACTAAGACCGGAGGTTCTTATACCGGCGGTTTACCCGGTACTCCTGCCGTAATTAAAGTAATAGGAGCGGGAGGCGGCGGTTCCAATGCCGTAAACAGAATGTTATCAAGTGATATGCGCTATGTGGATTTTATTGTAGCGAATACGGACTTGCAGGCCTTGCATTATTCCAATGCACCTACAAAGCTTCCTATAGGTTCAAAACTTACGGGAGGGCTCGGTGCCGGAGGAAATCCTGAAGTCGGTGAAAAGGCCGCTCTTGAAGACAGGGAAGCGATTGCCAATGCTATAAAAGATTCGGATATGCTTTTTATAACCGCCGGAATGGGCGGCGGAACGGGAACGGGCTCCGCTCCTATAATTGCGGAAATAGCGAAAGAGCAGGGCGTATTAACGGTAGCGGTTGTTACAAAACCTTTTAATTTTGAAGGAAAAACGAGAATGAAACTTGCCGAAAACGGAATCCAAAAGTTGCGAGAATCCGTTGACGCGGTTATTGTTATTCCGAATCAGCATTTATTAAAACTTGTTGAGCCTTCAACACCGGTTCCGGAAGCCTTTAAAAAGGTAGATGATGTTTTACGTCAAGCCGTTCAGGGGATTTCCGATTTAATTTACAGACCCGGTGAAGTAAATGTAGACCTTGCAGATGTTCAATCCGCAATGCGTTCTCAGGGAAATGCTCACATGGGTGTAGGAGTGGGGCACGGTCAAAGCCGTGCCGTGGACGCCGCGACAAATGCGATTAACAATCCTTTATTGGAAGATTCCCGCATAGAGGGAGCAAAACATCTTTTGGTAAATATTTGCGGCAACGAAACTTTAACCTTACATGAGGTTGAGGAAATTATGGGGATTATAACCGCTAATGCCGACCCGGACGTTTCAACATGTTTCGGTACAACCGTAGACCCCTCAATGGGAGATTCGGTAAGCGTTACCCTGATTGCAACTGGATTTCCTTCAAACGAATTTTTCGAGCTCGGAAAGGTTACCGAAGCGGCTCCGTCACCCGTTGAAGAAAAAACTTCTGCGGGAAACTCTTTTATTACATCGGGACAGTGGTCCAATTTAAACAGACAGGGGAATTCGGCTCCTCCCAAACCTCCGGTTATTTCCGGGCTCGGGCTCAGAAACGAAAAAAACCGTCCGGCCGAACCGGTTTTGCAAGAGTATGAAACCGCCGCCGAACCTGATTTTGCCGAACAAAAATACAGCTTTAACGTAGAGGTTCCGGAAGACGGAACGGATTTGGATATTCCGACTTATTACAGAAACAAAAAGGGAAGATAA
- a CDS encoding site-specific tyrosine recombinase, whose translation MTNIQLRAFYGFLISAESHSKATAQTYINTLQLFREELKGIQIENASQEDCIRFILSRAEAGIMAKTIAKDIAALNSFFRFLVIEGVRKDNPSEGIDRPRREKTLPRVLSPEEIDELFAAIPLDTPNNIRDRAMFELIYSAGLRVSEIVNLKLEDIFFEEDLIKVTGKGNKERIVPFGSAAKYWLKRYSAEARCKLLKPKYSENTLTAGAVFLNNHGGCITRKGIWKRMNELSNFAGIKTKVHTLRHSYATHLLAGGADLRSVQCLLGHSDISTTQVYTHIEDKSLEMYHNKFFNGKRIK comes from the coding sequence TTGACAAACATACAGCTTCGCGCATTTTACGGATTTTTAATCTCTGCGGAATCTCATTCAAAGGCAACGGCGCAAACTTATATAAACACTTTGCAATTGTTTAGGGAAGAGCTTAAAGGTATTCAAATTGAAAATGCCTCACAAGAAGACTGTATTCGGTTTATTTTATCCAGAGCGGAAGCGGGTATTATGGCAAAAACGATTGCAAAAGATATAGCGGCCCTTAATTCCTTTTTTAGATTTTTAGTGATTGAAGGAGTGCGCAAAGATAATCCCAGTGAAGGTATAGATAGGCCGCGTCGTGAAAAAACTTTACCGCGGGTTTTATCGCCTGAAGAAATAGATGAGCTTTTTGCGGCGATTCCTTTGGATACGCCTAATAACATCCGCGACAGGGCGATGTTCGAACTTATTTATTCGGCGGGATTGCGTGTAAGTGAAATCGTTAATTTAAAACTTGAGGATATTTTTTTTGAAGAAGATTTGATTAAGGTTACCGGAAAGGGAAATAAGGAGCGTATTGTACCTTTCGGAAGCGCCGCAAAATATTGGCTTAAACGTTATTCTGCGGAAGCCAGATGTAAATTATTAAAACCTAAGTATTCCGAAAATACGCTTACAGCCGGTGCCGTGTTTTTAAACAATCACGGCGGCTGTATCACCCGTAAAGGGATTTGGAAAAGAATGAACGAGCTTTCCAATTTTGCAGGAATTAAAACTAAGGTTCATACGCTCAGGCATTCTTATGCAACGCATTTACTTGCAGGAGGTGCCGATTTGCGTTCGGTTCAGTGTCTTCTCGGGCATTCCGATATTTCTACTACACAAGTGTATACCCACATCGAAGATAAGTCGCTGGAAATGTATCATAATAAATTTTTTAATGGAAAAAGAATTAAATAG